From a single Capsicum annuum cultivar UCD-10X-F1 chromosome 12, UCD10Xv1.1, whole genome shotgun sequence genomic region:
- the LOC107870490 gene encoding receptor-like protein 15 isoform X1, whose translation MTNSTIVYLWWLILFMANGWWCCYCCWNEERTALLQLKANIKDSIGNDYLSSWGANETSDCCRWEGIVCSNITRRVIELSIIAKEEQLSNGTYTDDILRNWLFNASLFVPFKSLKALLLPGHSLAGWVKNEGFEKLRRLRKLEVLNLSRNNFNRSIFESISQLSSLKSLYLAENNIGSGSEKLRNSRKTESLDLSWNCFNRSIFQSLSHLSSHTSLNLANNRIASGRERLSGLDKLEILDLSNNALDDENGFAALGLCDLKYLEELSLSRNKFIGRLPPCLGNLTFLQVIDLTENQFTGNIASSPLSRLLSLEYLLLANNNFEMPISFESFANHSKLKFVTADNNSVILQTPSSNWIPKFQLETLSLYNCSQMPSFLHYQLHLRFLRLSNCNIGGNFPNWLLENNSRLEEVYLGGNAFTGSLQLPFLPYLKAFDISNNKIQGKLPPNIGSIIPNLLMSTMSNNMIEGLLPSSFGDMKGLECLDLSYNKLTGDLSIGLPCEGSKLFLLRLSNNMLAGEIFPVSANINNLAYLYLDGNNFSGPIPRKLSTAPLRTLDLSYNKLSGNIPAWLGDISSLTSLALTRNHLTGHIPPDYCRLEGLEVLDLSENNLVGVIPSCFNASLALKHVFLSKNKLQGEFHMFSNSDHLQVLDLRENKFSGFVPKWFGSLGITTLLLKGNHLQGIIPRELCLASKLRIMDLSHNNISGPIPHCFGNIMQQHFIIERYPYCPPLGYAGFQMFGRDAVIDVESSMKSSSTHFFRYNYPWIRAEFTTKYNTYSYEGRTVDYMTGIDLSCNQLSGEIPKELSNLTQIHALNLSHNHLTGAIPSEFSNLRNIESLDLSYNNLTGSIPTQLLKLTTLAVFTVAHNNLTGRTPQRSAQFATFSESSYEGNPFLCGFPLNISCTEPREIPIYPPAPNCCKDDASFLDMESFYISFLVAYANVVVAVVVVLWVNPYWRNVWFYFVESFMYSCYDFFASKRSI comes from the exons ATGACTAATAGCACGATAGTATATTTgtggtggttgattttgttcatgGCAAATGGATGGTGGTGCTGCTACTGTTGTTGGAATGAAGAAAGGACTGCTCTATTGCAACTCAAAGCAAACATAAAAGACAGTATAGGCAACGACTATTTGTCATCGTGGGGGGCTAATGAAACCTCGGATTGTTGTCGATGGGAGGGAATTGTTTGCAGCAACATCACCAGAAGAGTCATAGAGTTGTCCATTATTGCTAAGGAAGAACAACTTAGTAATGGTACATATACTGATGATATTTTGAGGAACTGGCTTTTCAATGCATCTTTATTTGTTCCCTTCAAAAGTCTCAAAGCTCTGCTCCTACCTGGACATTCATTGGCCGGTTGGGTGAAGAATGAAG GTTTCGAGAAACTTAGACGATTGAGAAAACTAGAAGTACTTAATTTGTCTCGGAACAATTTCAATCGCAGCATCTTTGAGTCTATTAGTCAACTTTCATCTCTCAAGTCATTGTACCTCGCAGAAAATAATATTGGATCAG GTTCCGAGAAACTGAGAAATTCGAGGAAAACAGAAAGTCTTGATTTATCATGGAACTGCTTTAACCGCAGCATCTTTCAGTCTCTTAGTCATCTTTCGTCTCACACGTCATTGAACCTAGCAAACAACCGAATTGCATCAG GTCGGGAGAGATTGTCAGGGTTAGACAAGCTAGAAATCTTGGATTTGAGCAATAATGCACTCGATGATGAAAATGGGTTCGCTGCTTTAG GCTTGTGTGATCTAAAGTATCTTGAAGAACTAAGTCTCAGCAGAAACAAATTCATTGGGAGACTCCCTCCATGTCTTGGGAACTTAACATTTCTTCAGGTAATTGATCTCACTGAAAATCAGTTTACTGGAAACATTGCCTCATCTCCACTTTCACGGCTCTTGTCCCTTGAATATCTCTTGTTAGCAAACAACAATTTTGAAATGCCAATTTCATTCGAATCGTTTGCTAACCATTCAAAACTTAAGTTTGTCACTGCTGACAACAACTCAGTAATTTTACAAACTCCTTCTAGTAACTGGATTCCCAAGTTTCAATTGGAAACCTTGTCATTATACAATTGCTCTCAAATGCCaagtttccttcattatcaacttcattTAAGGTTTCTTCGTCTCTCGAACTGCAACATTGGTGGAAACTTTCCAAATTGGTTGTTAGAAAACAATTCCAGACTGGAAGAAGTTTACTTGGGTGGAAATGCATTCACTGGATCTCTTCAATTGCCATTCCTTCCTTATCTGAAAGCTTTTGATATCTCCAACAACAAGATTCAAGGAAAACTTCCACCTAACATTGGGTCAATTATCCCGAATCTCCTGATGTCAACAATGTCCAACAATATGATTGAAGGCTTGTTGCCTTCAAGTTTTGGTGACATGAAAGGCCTTGAATGCTTGGATTTGTCATACAATAAGTTAACAGGAGACCTGTCGATTGGATTGCCCTGTGAAGGATCCAAGTTGTTTTTACTGAGATTGTCAAATAACATGTTGGCAGGGGAGATATTTCCAGTTTCTGCTAACATAAACAATTTAGCATATTTATACTTGGATGGGAACAACTTCTCTGGCCCAATTCCAAGGAAGTTATCGACTGCTCCTTTACGTACATTGGACTTGAGTTACAACAAATTGTCAGGAAACATACCAGCCTGGCTTGGTGATATCTCCTCCTTAACTTCCCTAGCATTGACCAGAAACCATCTAACGGGTCATATTCCGCCTGATTATTGTAGACTTGAAGGACTTGAGGTGTTAGATCTCTCTGAAAACAACCTTGTTGGTGTGATTCCATCATGTTTCAATGCTTCGCTAGCCTTAAAACATGTGTTTTTGAGCAAAAACAAGTTACAAGGGGAATTTCACATGTTCTCAAACTCTGACCATTTACAAGTGTTGGATCTTAGAGAAAACAAATTCAGCGGCTTCGTTCCAAAATGGTTTGGAAGTCTTGGAATTACCACCTTACTCTTGAAAGGAAATCATCTTCAAGGCATCATTCCCAGAGAGCTGTGCCTCGCGAGTAAATTGAGAATTATGGATCTTTCTCATAATAATATCTCGGGTCCTATTCCTCATTGCTTTGGGAACATAATGCAACAACATTTTATAATAGAAAGATACCCATACTGTCCACCACTTGGATATGCAGGATTCCAGATGTTTGGAAGAGATGCTGTGATAGACGTAGAATCCTCAATGAAGTCATCATCAACACATTTCTTCCGTTATAACTATCCATGGATTCGAGCAGAGTTCACGACCAAATATAACACCTATTCATACGAAGGTAGGACTGTTGACTATATGACTGGAATTGATCTTTCTTGCAACCAGTTAAGTGGTGAAATACCCAAGGAACTCAGTAATCTTACCCAGATTCATGCATTAAACTTGTCACATAACCACCTTACTGGAGCAATACCATCAGAATTCTCAAATCTCCGGAATATTGAGAGTTTGGACCTGTCCTACAACAACTTGACTGGGAGTATTCCCACTCAACTTCTGAAGTTGACAACTCTAGCAGTTTTTACCGTGGCACATAATAATCTAACGGGAAGGACTCCACAGCGTTCTGCGCAGTTTGCAACTTTTAGTGAAAGCAGTTATGAGGGAAATCCTTTTCTTTGTGGTTTTCCATTGAACATCAGTTGTACGGAGCCTAGAGAGATTCCAATATACCCTCCAGCACCAAACTGCTGCAAAGATGATGCTTCTTTTTTAGATATGGAGTCGTTCTATATTTCCTTTCTTGTGGCATATGCAAATGTGGTGGTTGCTGTGGTTGTAGTCCTCTGGGTAAACCCTTACTGGAGAAATGTTTGGTTTTATTTTGTcgagtctttcatgtattcatgttacGATTTTTTCGCTTCCAAAAGGTCAATTTAA
- the LOC107870490 gene encoding receptor-like protein 15 isoform X2, which yields MTNSTIVYLWWLILFMANGWWCCYCCWNEERTALLQLKANIKDSIGNDYLSSWGANETSDCCRWEGIVCSNITRRVIELSIIAKEEQLSNGTYTDDILRNWLFNASLFVPFKSLKALLLPGHSLAGWVKNEGSEKLRNSRKTESLDLSWNCFNRSIFQSLSHLSSHTSLNLANNRIASGRERLSGLDKLEILDLSNNALDDENGFAALGLCDLKYLEELSLSRNKFIGRLPPCLGNLTFLQVIDLTENQFTGNIASSPLSRLLSLEYLLLANNNFEMPISFESFANHSKLKFVTADNNSVILQTPSSNWIPKFQLETLSLYNCSQMPSFLHYQLHLRFLRLSNCNIGGNFPNWLLENNSRLEEVYLGGNAFTGSLQLPFLPYLKAFDISNNKIQGKLPPNIGSIIPNLLMSTMSNNMIEGLLPSSFGDMKGLECLDLSYNKLTGDLSIGLPCEGSKLFLLRLSNNMLAGEIFPVSANINNLAYLYLDGNNFSGPIPRKLSTAPLRTLDLSYNKLSGNIPAWLGDISSLTSLALTRNHLTGHIPPDYCRLEGLEVLDLSENNLVGVIPSCFNASLALKHVFLSKNKLQGEFHMFSNSDHLQVLDLRENKFSGFVPKWFGSLGITTLLLKGNHLQGIIPRELCLASKLRIMDLSHNNISGPIPHCFGNIMQQHFIIERYPYCPPLGYAGFQMFGRDAVIDVESSMKSSSTHFFRYNYPWIRAEFTTKYNTYSYEGRTVDYMTGIDLSCNQLSGEIPKELSNLTQIHALNLSHNHLTGAIPSEFSNLRNIESLDLSYNNLTGSIPTQLLKLTTLAVFTVAHNNLTGRTPQRSAQFATFSESSYEGNPFLCGFPLNISCTEPREIPIYPPAPNCCKDDASFLDMESFYISFLVAYANVVVAVVVVLWVNPYWRNVWFYFVESFMYSCYDFFASKRSI from the exons ATGACTAATAGCACGATAGTATATTTgtggtggttgattttgttcatgGCAAATGGATGGTGGTGCTGCTACTGTTGTTGGAATGAAGAAAGGACTGCTCTATTGCAACTCAAAGCAAACATAAAAGACAGTATAGGCAACGACTATTTGTCATCGTGGGGGGCTAATGAAACCTCGGATTGTTGTCGATGGGAGGGAATTGTTTGCAGCAACATCACCAGAAGAGTCATAGAGTTGTCCATTATTGCTAAGGAAGAACAACTTAGTAATGGTACATATACTGATGATATTTTGAGGAACTGGCTTTTCAATGCATCTTTATTTGTTCCCTTCAAAAGTCTCAAAGCTCTGCTCCTACCTGGACATTCATTGGCCGGTTGGGTGAAGAATGAAG GTTCCGAGAAACTGAGAAATTCGAGGAAAACAGAAAGTCTTGATTTATCATGGAACTGCTTTAACCGCAGCATCTTTCAGTCTCTTAGTCATCTTTCGTCTCACACGTCATTGAACCTAGCAAACAACCGAATTGCATCAG GTCGGGAGAGATTGTCAGGGTTAGACAAGCTAGAAATCTTGGATTTGAGCAATAATGCACTCGATGATGAAAATGGGTTCGCTGCTTTAG GCTTGTGTGATCTAAAGTATCTTGAAGAACTAAGTCTCAGCAGAAACAAATTCATTGGGAGACTCCCTCCATGTCTTGGGAACTTAACATTTCTTCAGGTAATTGATCTCACTGAAAATCAGTTTACTGGAAACATTGCCTCATCTCCACTTTCACGGCTCTTGTCCCTTGAATATCTCTTGTTAGCAAACAACAATTTTGAAATGCCAATTTCATTCGAATCGTTTGCTAACCATTCAAAACTTAAGTTTGTCACTGCTGACAACAACTCAGTAATTTTACAAACTCCTTCTAGTAACTGGATTCCCAAGTTTCAATTGGAAACCTTGTCATTATACAATTGCTCTCAAATGCCaagtttccttcattatcaacttcattTAAGGTTTCTTCGTCTCTCGAACTGCAACATTGGTGGAAACTTTCCAAATTGGTTGTTAGAAAACAATTCCAGACTGGAAGAAGTTTACTTGGGTGGAAATGCATTCACTGGATCTCTTCAATTGCCATTCCTTCCTTATCTGAAAGCTTTTGATATCTCCAACAACAAGATTCAAGGAAAACTTCCACCTAACATTGGGTCAATTATCCCGAATCTCCTGATGTCAACAATGTCCAACAATATGATTGAAGGCTTGTTGCCTTCAAGTTTTGGTGACATGAAAGGCCTTGAATGCTTGGATTTGTCATACAATAAGTTAACAGGAGACCTGTCGATTGGATTGCCCTGTGAAGGATCCAAGTTGTTTTTACTGAGATTGTCAAATAACATGTTGGCAGGGGAGATATTTCCAGTTTCTGCTAACATAAACAATTTAGCATATTTATACTTGGATGGGAACAACTTCTCTGGCCCAATTCCAAGGAAGTTATCGACTGCTCCTTTACGTACATTGGACTTGAGTTACAACAAATTGTCAGGAAACATACCAGCCTGGCTTGGTGATATCTCCTCCTTAACTTCCCTAGCATTGACCAGAAACCATCTAACGGGTCATATTCCGCCTGATTATTGTAGACTTGAAGGACTTGAGGTGTTAGATCTCTCTGAAAACAACCTTGTTGGTGTGATTCCATCATGTTTCAATGCTTCGCTAGCCTTAAAACATGTGTTTTTGAGCAAAAACAAGTTACAAGGGGAATTTCACATGTTCTCAAACTCTGACCATTTACAAGTGTTGGATCTTAGAGAAAACAAATTCAGCGGCTTCGTTCCAAAATGGTTTGGAAGTCTTGGAATTACCACCTTACTCTTGAAAGGAAATCATCTTCAAGGCATCATTCCCAGAGAGCTGTGCCTCGCGAGTAAATTGAGAATTATGGATCTTTCTCATAATAATATCTCGGGTCCTATTCCTCATTGCTTTGGGAACATAATGCAACAACATTTTATAATAGAAAGATACCCATACTGTCCACCACTTGGATATGCAGGATTCCAGATGTTTGGAAGAGATGCTGTGATAGACGTAGAATCCTCAATGAAGTCATCATCAACACATTTCTTCCGTTATAACTATCCATGGATTCGAGCAGAGTTCACGACCAAATATAACACCTATTCATACGAAGGTAGGACTGTTGACTATATGACTGGAATTGATCTTTCTTGCAACCAGTTAAGTGGTGAAATACCCAAGGAACTCAGTAATCTTACCCAGATTCATGCATTAAACTTGTCACATAACCACCTTACTGGAGCAATACCATCAGAATTCTCAAATCTCCGGAATATTGAGAGTTTGGACCTGTCCTACAACAACTTGACTGGGAGTATTCCCACTCAACTTCTGAAGTTGACAACTCTAGCAGTTTTTACCGTGGCACATAATAATCTAACGGGAAGGACTCCACAGCGTTCTGCGCAGTTTGCAACTTTTAGTGAAAGCAGTTATGAGGGAAATCCTTTTCTTTGTGGTTTTCCATTGAACATCAGTTGTACGGAGCCTAGAGAGATTCCAATATACCCTCCAGCACCAAACTGCTGCAAAGATGATGCTTCTTTTTTAGATATGGAGTCGTTCTATATTTCCTTTCTTGTGGCATATGCAAATGTGGTGGTTGCTGTGGTTGTAGTCCTCTGGGTAAACCCTTACTGGAGAAATGTTTGGTTTTATTTTGTcgagtctttcatgtattcatgttacGATTTTTTCGCTTCCAAAAGGTCAATTTAA